The following proteins are co-located in the Numida meleagris isolate 19003 breed g44 Domestic line chromosome 8, NumMel1.0, whole genome shotgun sequence genome:
- the LOC110403202 gene encoding rho GTPase-activating protein 20-like isoform X2 translates to MAVCITVTTLVNVSNVETAESVMKKTLLQLGLPGRTSDHHLWVISGKDDPAYPLIGHEYPFSIALNCLRDSADQQQGAHNNNLLLDGTEASFLEQLPKEKQCQFVLKPRLQAPMQLRRESLQKHTKRKKSLIDWALRRSTSAPTDSPPSQSPATPQKLFGMSLSSVCPDGILPKPIMDMLLLLYHEGPSTRGIFRRSANAKTCKELKEKLNSGDDVQVDGESVFVAAAVITDFLRNIPDSVLSSDMHGLWMEAVDTENWAHKIEAIKSLVNQLPEANLILLRHLFGVLHHIEQNSVVNQMNAFNLALCIAPNMLWLPSPTGPEEESRSTKKVAMLVQFLIENSAEIFGGDIASLFQRPDKNSRNSEKSLGIGMAQNDDSSDELEFSAYDLERPKHCLISKTDDIFEPPSGLLLDEGQEDWDLFSEIAACYESKTHKNTSADSYDLLEEEGSFCSIGSIRSLSPARDRCSSEPSVCLSSQLPTQSHEPVARQSSCDATIMRSHTDYIHRLKQLQVESQKLIDEGLSTGVNKAKQNLWQLPHSSSAVKKLSFQNSNRSSFSSLSSTTTSPSASSLSSLDSAFSYCSESSAVSPTDVSSPSFMFGASARLHAMSPKIPKKSLKEWRKSFTSPLPLHPCDLDSFHEYEPKAVESRHCSGERKSFPSVSRVAAGSLLTNNDWEKEERELGFVGVPGPKLQSLDYANEPEQNPEPSPASKKFLQINQQQHREKVVKHIEIRSVDACPPSQESLKRTKITFYMAPNKEYSWGSPVEEERSLANTSSSDSPSCHSKQSTSKSLQAVRVHIPQTVFYGQNTPLVLQTASKQHHYEPTILSSQAKHKESLQSASIPKKQESKPVEVAQAPTQSKGFNTFSHTIRIILPASIQNTVREYFKHDETKTCPMAEAEAVENELLRSRMEWHRSQPEMEECDAVAFAEETFV, encoded by the exons GGCACGAATATCCATTCAGCATCGCATTGAACTGTCTCCGGGACTCTGCTGACCAGCAACAAGGAGCCCACAATAACAACCTTCTGCTTGATGGAACAGAGGCATCCTTCCTTGAGCAGCTCCCGAAGGAGAAACAATGTCAGTTTGTCCTGAAACCCAGGCTCCAAGCTCCAATGCAACTGAGGAGAG agtcactgcagaaacacaccaAAAGGAAGAAGTCCTTGATTGACTGGGCCCTGCGGCGCAGCACTAGCGCACCCACAGACAGCCCTCCTTCGCAGTCACCTGCCACCCCACAGAAACTCTTTGGCATGTCTCTGTCCTCTGTCTGTCCTGATGGGATCCTTCCCAAGCCAATCATG GATATGCTGCTCCTGCTGTACCATGAAGGCCCCTCTACTAGGGGCATTTTCAGACGTTCTGCCAATGCCAAGACTTGCAAGGAATTGAAGGAGAAGCTAAACTCTGGAGATGATGTCCAGGTGGATGGAGAGTCAGTCTTTGTCGCTGCAGCTGTCATCACG GATTTTCTCCGAAATATACCTGACAGTGTTCTATCCTCAGACATGCACGGACTGTGGATGGAAGCTGTGGATACAGAAAATTGGGCGCATAAGATTGAAGCTATCAAAAG CCTGGTCAATCAGCTCCCAGAGGCCAACCTTATCTTACTCAGACACCTCTTCGGAGTTCTTCATCACATTGAGCAGAATTCTGTCGTGAATCAGATGAATGCGTTTAACCTGGCTCTCTGCATAGCACCGAATATGCTGTGGCTACCTAGTCCCACAGGGCCTGAAGAGGAGAGCAGGTCTACAAAGAAG GTAGCCATGTTAGTACAGTTTCTGATCGAAAACTCAGCAGAGATTTTTGGAGGTGACATTGCTTCCTTGTTTCAAAGACCAGACAAAAATTCCAGAAACTCAGAGAAATCTTTGG GCATAGGCATGGCTCAGAATGATGATTCTTCTGATGAGCTGGAATTCTCTGCATATGACCTGGAAAGACCAAAGCATTGCCTGATATCTAAAACAGATGACATTTTTGAACCACCCAGCGGCTTGTTACTCGATGAGGGTCAAGAAGACTGGGACTTGTTCAGTGAGATTGCAGCCTGCTACGAAAGCAAAACACATAAGAATACCAGTGCAGACAGCTATGACCTCCTCGAAGAGGAGGGTTCCTTCTGCTCCATTGGCTCAATACGCTCACTCAGCCCAGCCAGGGACCGGTGCTCATCAGAGCCCAGTGTCTGCCTTAGCTCCCAGCTTCCTACTCAGAGCCATGAGCCAGTGGCCCGCCAGTCTAGCTGTGATGCCACTATCATGCGCAGCCACACAGACTACATCCACAGGCTCAAGCAACTGCAAGTGGAGAGCCAGAAGTTGATTGATGAAGGCCTTAGCACTGGGGTTAATAAAGCCAAGCAGAATTTGTGGCAGTTGCCTCATAGCAGCTCTGCGGTGAAGAAGCTCAGCTTTCAGAATTCCAACAGGTCCAGCTTCTCTAGCCTGTCCTCCACCACTACATCTCCATCTGCATCCTCACTTAGCTCCCTAGACAGTGCTTTCTCGTACTGCTCAGAGTCATCAGCTGTTAGTCCCACAGATGTCTCCTCCCCGTCGTTCATGTTTGGCGCATCTGCCAGGCTTCATGCCATGTCTCCCAAGATTCCCAAGAagtctctgaaagagtggcGCAAGTCCTTCACCTCTCCTCTGCCTTTACATCCTTGTGACCTGGACAGTTTCCATGAGTATGAACCCAAGGCTGTAGAGAGCAGACATTGTTCTGGGGAGAGGAaaagttttccttctgtcagCAGAGTTGCAGCAGGAAGCCTACTAACCAACAATGACtgggaaaaagaggagagagagctgGGTTTTGTAGGGGTGCCTGGTCCAAAGCTCCAAAGCCTGGATTATGCCAACGAGCCAGAACAAAATCCTGAGCCTTCACCAGCCAGCAAGAAATTCCTGCAGAtcaaccagcagcagcacagagagaaggTAGTGAAGCACATTGAAATCAGAAGTGTTGATGCCTGCCCTCCAAGCCAGGAAAGCCTGAAGCGCACCAAGATAACTTTCTACATGGCCCCAAATAAAGAATATTCTTGGGGATCACCAGTAGAAGAGGAGAGGTCCTTGGCaaacaccagcagcagtgactcACCCAGCTGCCACAGTAAGCAAAGCACATCTAAGAGCTTGCAGGCTGTGAGAGTCCATATCCCCCAGACGGTGTTTTATGGGCAGAATACCCCCCTTGTCCTGCAGACTGCCTCCAAGCAGCACCACTATGAACCAACGATCCTGTCTTCACAGGCAAAGCACAAAGAGAGCCTCCAAAGTGCCTCCATTCCTAAGAAGCAAGAGAGCAAGCCAGTGGAGGTGGCACAGGCGCCAACCCAGAGCAAGGGTTTCAACACATTCAGCCACACCATCCGTATCATCCTCCCTGCCTCCATTCAAAACACCGTCAGGGAGTATTTCAAACACGATGAAACCAAGACCTGTCCCATGGCTGAGGCAGAAGCAGTGGAGAATGAACTTCTTCGGAGCAGGATGGAGTGGCACAGGAGCCAGCCGGAAATGGAGGAATGTGATGCAGTGGCATTTGCAGAAGAGACGTTTGTCTAG